Genomic segment of Thermodesulfovibrionales bacterium:
GGAGCTCTTCGATTCCTATGTCAGTACGTTGAAGAACACCTATAAACCGGAGATAAACAAGGATGCCATTTCAAAGGTTGCCGGCAGTACCGCGCCCGCACCTGCCGAAACGAAGGAAAGCAAATAAGAGAAGAAGGGGAAGCGTCCCCTACTCCTTCGGAATCAGATAGGAGCAACTCCGTGCTCCGTCTGCGATACTCTCCTGCAGGGTGATATCGACTCCGAGGAGTGTCTGAAAGAGCTCGGTATCGTAGGTACATACTTCTTTGTATTGAGATGCTATCTTCGAGAGGGGACAGTTGAATTGTCTGACCTTATAATGGGTCTCGTCTTCCTCCAGTTCTGTGATCCCGCCGGCCTCGTGCATCATATCGACAAGGGCAGATACCCGACCGGCAAGGGAATCCTTGCCGGTAAACGTCTTTAATCTCTCTGCAAGGATATGGTCCTTTCTCGCTTTAAGGAGTTCCTCAATCTTGGATCTCCCGTCTGCCCTTTCTATCTGCCTCAGAAGATCGAGGGAAAACTGCTCGTAGGTCTTCGGAAAGAAGGCGTCCGTCGCAGACGTCAGCCGATAGAGGAAACCCGGACGTCCGATCCCCTGTTTCCTCGTGATGTATTCGACCATGCCGTTGCGCTCAAGGACAAGGAGATGCTGTCTAACACCCATCGGGGTTATCTTCACTTCCTTGCTGAGTTCATCCACGGATAGGTTGCCCTTTTTCTTTAGGGCAAGTACAATCGCCTGTCTCGTTGGATTATCGAAATGATCCATTGACATTTGTACGACTTTATCATATTTATACAGTATTTGCAACAAAAAAAGCCGCAGGGAAGATATACAGATTTTGAGATATAATACCTTTGACATTTCCGTCACATTGGGCTCGGGATGCACATCGCAACGGTCTGTCGTATCGAGGAAAACAGTGGAAAAACATTTCAGAAATATACGCTTACGGTTATCGGTTCTTCTTTCCGTCACAGTGCTGTGTCTCTATGCCCCTCATGACCGGCAGATTGGCAGCGATGCCAAGGAAAGCTCGGGATTTTCCGATTCTGCTTACGCTGAGGTTGTCGATGTCCGGGATGGAGATAGCCTGCTCGTGAGGGTGGGGCAAAGAACAGAGAGGGTCAGGTTACTCGGAATCGAAGCGCCGGAACTCGGCCAGAAACCGTGGGGAAACAGGGCCAAGCGACATCTCAAGTCTCTCTTCGAAACTCCGAGAGTAAGAATCGAGACAGGTGTCGAGAAGCGCGACAGATACGGCCGCCTCCTTGCGTATATCTGGACACCCGACGGCAGGTTCGTGAATCTCGAGATGGTGCGGGACGGTTATGCGGTTCTCTACACGGTTCCACCCAACGTCAGATATGCCGAGAGACTGAGAGATGCGCAGAATGAGGCAAAAGAAGGGAAAAGAGGCATTTGGGGAAGAGAGGGCCTTACAGAATCAGCCCAGGAATACAGGAAGAAACATCCGAGGTTAGACTGACATCCGCCGGAACCACTCATTGTCTAGGCAATCGGTTCTCAAATGTGCTCGCTTGCAGAATTCTCCCGTAGCCTGTCATCCGGTGAGAAACCACCGAAGGTCAGCGAATCGTTCATACCCTTCTCCTGTCGGCAGCCCTCATGTCGCCCGTATAATCAGTATGCTGAAAAAAAATGGGGTATACTATAAAGAATGGCCAGCAGGAAGATCCTGAAGAAGATTGCTTCCCTCCTCGCCGCAGAGAAAGGAACGATTCATAAAGAGCCGGGCGGTAAGGTCAACGTCTGCCTCGTCTATCCGAACACGTACCACATAGGCATGTCAAGCCTCGGGTTTCAGGGGATATATACCCTCCTCAATGAAAGGCACGATGTCGTCTGTGAGCGGGCCTTTCTTCCCGATGAAGGAGACAGAGAGGAGTACATCAGAACCGGAACGGAGATCTTCTCGATGGAGTCCGGGCGGCCATTGAACAGGTTTCAGATTGTTGCCTTCTCCGTCTCCTTCGAAAATGACTACCCCCATATCCCCGCAATACTGGCTATGTCAAAAATCCCCTTCCGGAGGGAGGAGAGAAGTGGTAACCATCCGCTTCTGGTCGTCGGAGGGGTCTGTGCGTCCTTCAACCCTGAGCCGATCGCGGATTTTTTCGACGTCTGTTTCATTGGTGAAGCGGAAGAGACACTCCCTGAATTCATAGAGGCATTCAGACATTCCGACGGCAGGGAAGACCTCCTCGCAAGGGTTGACGGGATAGAGGGACTCTATCTGCCGGGCCTTTATACCGTTTCTTACTCGGACGGAAGGATTGCGGACAGGACAGCATCAGGCAGTGCGCCGGAGAGGGTAAAGAGAAGGTTTGTGCGGGACATCTCATCCCACTCATTCAGACAGTCGATCATCACGCCGGAAACGGAGTTCTCCTCCATGTACCTCCTTGAGGCCATGAGGGGCTGTCCCTGGAGTTGCAGGTTCTGCGTTGCCGGCTCGGTCTATAAGCCTGTCCGAAAAAAAGACCCTGCCACCCTCACGAGAGAGATCCGTGATTCACGCTCGGTGACAGCGAGAGTCGGGCTCATCGGTCCGTCCCTGACCGATTATCCTCCGATAAGAGACGTTCTCTGTATCGACGGCGTCGATTTTTCTATCACCTCCCTAAGGGCCAGTCCCTTGAGCGCCGAACTCATTGGCTTTCTCAAAGGGCACAGGAGCGTCTCGATCGCGCCAGAGTCGGGAACGGAGAGGCTGAGGCGGGTCATCGATAAACGAATAACAGAGGAGGACATCCTTGAGACATCGCGGCTTATCCTTTCGGCAGGGGTCGACAATCTCAGGCTCTATTTCATGGTCGGACTTCCGACAGAAGATGAACAGGATATCGAGGGCATCATAACCCTCGTCAGGAAGATCAGGGACGGAACACCGAGGGGCAACATCGTCCTGACGCTGAGTACATTTGTGCCGAAGCCTTTTACTCCCTTTCAGTGGCATCCGATGGAAAAGGCGGAGGTTGTGAAGCGCAGGCTTCACACGATAAAGAAGGCCCTCATCCCGGTCAAGGGCGTCAAGGTCTTCCACGATGTGCCGAAATATGCCTATATGCAGGGGCTCTTTGCGAGGGGCGACAGGCGCGTTTCGAGAGTGCTAGAAGGAATGGCAGACAACCATGACTGGCAGAATGCCTGTAAGAAGGCCGGCCTCAACGCCGATTTTTATCTTTTCACTCAGCGGGAATTAGGCGAGATCCTTCCCTGGGATTTTATCGACAACGGCATATCGAAGGACAGGATCTGGTCGGAGTATCAGAAGGCGATTGCAGGAGGGAGAGGATGGGAAACGATACGGTCTTCGAAAGGATAAATACGATCTATAAGCAGATTTCCCATGCCGCCCTGAAGGTGGATAGAAACCCCATGGATATCACGCTCATCGCCGTCACAAAAACCGTGAGCCTCGAGGGCATCAGGGAAGCGATAGACGCAGGGCTGCGTTCATTCGGAGAAAACAGGGTGCAGGAGGCGAGAGAGAAGGTTGAGCATTTCAGTCATGTTCCCGAAAAGATCGAGTGGCACATGATCGGCAGTCTCCAGAGGAACAAGGCAAAATACGCCGTCCAGATCTTCGACATCATTCACGCCGTCGATTCGATGGGGCTCGCGCGAGATATTGACGACCATGCAGGGAGAATCGGCAAGATCCAGGACGTTCTCATAGAAGTGAAACTCTCTCCTGAAGAGTCTAAACACGGGACACCGAAAGACGGGCTTATGGGTCTCATCAGGGAGGTCACGATGCTGAAGAACCTTAACCTCAGGGGCCTCATGACGATACCTCCTTTATTTGAGAATTCCGAAGGTTCGCGCGCCTACTTTAGGGAGTTGAGGAACCTGAGAGACGAAGCAGCCATGAAAGGCTTCCATCTGCCGGAATTGTCGATGGGCATGTCTCATGATTTCAAGACCGCCATAGAGGAGGGAGCGACCATGGTGAGAATAGGCACTGCGATATTCGGAACGAGGAAATAGAACGACACTGATTCAGGTGTTTGATGAATTGTGACTCTCAGATGTATAATCATGAAGTCTGCGATATCCTTGCACATCTTCATTAAGGAGGCGTGATGGTCGGTTTTATCGGCGGCGGCTACATGGCTGAAGCACTCATCAAGGGGATGACCTCTCAGGGCATGAGGGACATAATCGTCTCAGAGCCGAGAGAGGAAAGGAGAAAACACCTGGAACAGTCATATGGGATAAAAACAACGCATGTGAACAGATCCGTTGCGTCTTCGTGCGCGATCACGATCCTAGCGGTAAAACCACAGAATATGGCGGCCGTACTCGATGAGATAGCAGACGTCATCACCGAGGAGAAGACCGTAGTATCCATAGCCGCGGGAATCACCCTGTCGTTCCTGCAATCGAAGTTGAAAACGAAGAGACTCGTGAGGGTGATGCCCAATACCCCCGCGATGGTGCAACAGGGCATTTCTGTCATCTCTCTCTGCGAGTGTTTCTCGGACAGGGATATGGCCATGGTGAGAGAGATCTTCATGTCGGTAGGCAAGGTGATTACGCTCCCCGAGAAGTTTATGGACGCAGTGACTGCGCTCTCCGGCAGCGGGCCCGCCTTCATCGCCTTCTTCCTGGAGGGCATGATAGATTCGGGGGTCCGTATGGGCTTGAACGGGGACCATTCCGCCGAACTCGCGACACAGACGCTCATCGGTACTGCAGCCCTTCTCGAAACGGG
This window contains:
- a CDS encoding ArsR family transcriptional regulator, with protein sequence MDHFDNPTRQAIVLALKKKGNLSVDELSKEVKITPMGVRQHLLVLERNGMVEYITRKQGIGRPGFLYRLTSATDAFFPKTYEQFSLDLLRQIERADGRSKIEELLKARKDHILAERLKTFTGKDSLAGRVSALVDMMHEAGGITELEEDETHYKVRQFNCPLSKIASQYKEVCTYDTELFQTLLGVDITLQESIADGARSCSYLIPKE
- a CDS encoding thermonuclease family protein, with amino-acid sequence MEKHFRNIRLRLSVLLSVTVLCLYAPHDRQIGSDAKESSGFSDSAYAEVVDVRDGDSLLVRVGQRTERVRLLGIEAPELGQKPWGNRAKRHLKSLFETPRVRIETGVEKRDRYGRLLAYIWTPDGRFVNLEMVRDGYAVLYTVPPNVRYAERLRDAQNEAKEGKRGIWGREGLTESAQEYRKKHPRLD
- a CDS encoding radical SAM protein, which produces MASRKILKKIASLLAAEKGTIHKEPGGKVNVCLVYPNTYHIGMSSLGFQGIYTLLNERHDVVCERAFLPDEGDREEYIRTGTEIFSMESGRPLNRFQIVAFSVSFENDYPHIPAILAMSKIPFRREERSGNHPLLVVGGVCASFNPEPIADFFDVCFIGEAEETLPEFIEAFRHSDGREDLLARVDGIEGLYLPGLYTVSYSDGRIADRTASGSAPERVKRRFVRDISSHSFRQSIITPETEFSSMYLLEAMRGCPWSCRFCVAGSVYKPVRKKDPATLTREIRDSRSVTARVGLIGPSLTDYPPIRDVLCIDGVDFSITSLRASPLSAELIGFLKGHRSVSIAPESGTERLRRVIDKRITEEDILETSRLILSAGVDNLRLYFMVGLPTEDEQDIEGIITLVRKIRDGTPRGNIVLTLSTFVPKPFTPFQWHPMEKAEVVKRRLHTIKKALIPVKGVKVFHDVPKYAYMQGLFARGDRRVSRVLEGMADNHDWQNACKKAGLNADFYLFTQRELGEILPWDFIDNGISKDRIWSEYQKAIAGGRGWETIRSSKG
- a CDS encoding YggS family pyridoxal phosphate-dependent enzyme; the protein is MGNDTVFERINTIYKQISHAALKVDRNPMDITLIAVTKTVSLEGIREAIDAGLRSFGENRVQEAREKVEHFSHVPEKIEWHMIGSLQRNKAKYAVQIFDIIHAVDSMGLARDIDDHAGRIGKIQDVLIEVKLSPEESKHGTPKDGLMGLIREVTMLKNLNLRGLMTIPPLFENSEGSRAYFRELRNLRDEAAMKGFHLPELSMGMSHDFKTAIEEGATMVRIGTAIFGTRK
- the proC gene encoding pyrroline-5-carboxylate reductase translates to MVGFIGGGYMAEALIKGMTSQGMRDIIVSEPREERRKHLEQSYGIKTTHVNRSVASSCAITILAVKPQNMAAVLDEIADVITEEKTVVSIAAGITLSFLQSKLKTKRLVRVMPNTPAMVQQGISVISLCECFSDRDMAMVREIFMSVGKVITLPEKFMDAVTALSGSGPAFIAFFLEGMIDSGVRMGLNGDHSAELATQTLIGTAALLETGMPPEKLREMVTSPGGTTAAGLASFAERGLIAIVVEALGAAQKRAQELGRRE